The Lycium barbarum isolate Lr01 chromosome 9, ASM1917538v2, whole genome shotgun sequence genome has a segment encoding these proteins:
- the LOC132610142 gene encoding pantoate--beta-alanine ligase, whose product MASKEPIIITEKDEMRKWTRTMRAQGHTIGFVPTMGYLHEGHLSLIQEAYKHTDIIVVSIYVNPGQFSPNEDLSTYPSDFQGDFQKLKSVGNGVDVVFCPNNLYDYGNSQTGNGSERNQEKVLSCVEDKGMGHETWVRVENLEKGLCGKSRPVFFRGVATVVTKLFNIVEPDVAVFGKKDYQQWKIIQRMVRDLEFGIKVIGSEIVREVDGLAMSSRNVKLSPENRQRALSISRALSISKFQAEKGQVNCRELINPAIQLISEAGGRVDYAEIVEQESLEPVETIERPVVFCVAAWFGEVRLVDNMEIRIN is encoded by the exons ATGGCATCAAAAGAACCAATTATCATCACAGAAAAAGATGAGATGAGAAAATGGACAAGAACAATGAGAGCACAAGGCCATACAATTGGCTTTGTACCAACCATGGGTTATCTTCATGAAGGTCATCTTTCTTTAATTCAAGAAGCATACAAACATACTGACATTATAGTTGTGTCCATTTATGTTAATCCAGGTCAATTCTCACCAAATGAAGATCTTTCAACATACCCTAGTGATTTTCAAGGTGATTTTCAGAAACTTAAGTCTGTTGGTAATGGTGTTGATGTTGTATTCTGCCCCAATAATCTTTATGATTATGGGAATTCTCAAACTGGTAATGGGTCTGAGAGAAATCAAGAAAAAGTTTTATCTTGTGTTGAAGATAAGGGAATGGGACATGAAACTTGGGTTAgagttgaaaatttggaaaagggGTTGTGTGGGAAGAGTAGACCTGTTTTCTTTAGAGGGGTTGCTACTGTTGTAACCAAGTTGTTTAATATAGTTGAACCTGATGTTGCTGTTTTTGGCAAGAAGGATTATCAGCAATGGAAGATTATTCAGAGAATG gtccgagatcttgagtttgggaTAAAGGTGATTGGTTCTGAAATAGTACGAGAGGTTGATGGCCTCGCAATGAGTTCCCGTAATGTGAAACTTTCACCTGAGAACAGACAAAGG GCTTTGTCGATTAGTCGTGCGCTGTCTATATCCAAATTTCAAGCAGAAAAAGGACAGGTCAACTGCAGAGAGCTGATAAATCCAGCCATTCAACTCATAAGTGAAGCCGGTGGAAGGGTTGATTATGCTGAG ATTGTGGAGCAAGAAAGTTTAGAGCCGGTGGAAACAATCGAGAGACCTGTTGTATTTTGTGTAGCGGCATGGTTTGGAGAGGTCAGGCTCGTTGACAACATGGAAATACGTATAAATTGA
- the LOC132610143 gene encoding vesicle-associated membrane protein 722, translating to MGQQSLIYSFVARGTVILAEYTEFTGNFTSIASQCLQKLPASNNKFTYNCDGHTFNYLVEQGFTYCVVAVESVGRQLPIAFLERTKEEFTKKYGGGKAATAVAHSLNREFGPKLKEQMQYCVDHPEEISKLVKVKAQVSEVKGVMMENIEKVLDRGEKIELLVDKTENLRSQAQDFRTQGTTMRRKMWLQNMKIKLIVLGIIIALILIIVLSVCGGFKCH from the exons ATGGGGCAACAGTCGTTGATCTACAGTTTTGTTGCACGTGGTACTGTAATTCTGGCTGAATACACTGAATTCACCGGTAATTTTACAAGTATTGCTTCACAGTGTCTCCAGAAACTTCCTGCTTCAAATAACAAGTTCACTTATAACTGTGATGGACATACTTTTAACTATCTCGTTGAACAAGGCTTCA CATATTGTGTTGTTGCTGTGGAATCTGTTGGAAGACAGCTCCCAATTGCATTTTTAGAGAGAACCAAGGAAGAATTTACCAAGAAATATGGAGgaggcaaggctgctacagctgTTGCTCACAGCTTAAACAGGGAGTTCGG GCCCAAACTGAAGGAGCAGATGCAGTACTGTGTAGATCATCCAGAGGAAATCAGTAAGCTTGTGAAGGTGAAGGCTCAGGTTTCAGAAGTTAAGGGTGTGATGATGGAAAACATTGAAAAG GTTCTTGATCGTGGGGAGAAGATTGAACTTTTGGTGGATAAGACTGAGAATCTTCGGTCACAG GCACAAGATTTCAGGACGCAAGGAACAACCATGAGGAGGAAGATGTGGTTGCAGAACATGAAGATCAAGCTTATAGTCTTGGGGATTATTATTGCCTTGATTCTGATCATAGTTTTGTCAGTATGTGGTGGTTTCAAATGTCACTAG
- the LOC132610141 gene encoding uncharacterized protein At4g13200, chloroplastic — translation MSSGVLFTSSSSLYNSPRTTQSKPRIQRCCIIPTSSRSVLHPLTITCNFSSGPGGPPPGENESKNILDAFFLGKALAEAVTERIESTVGEVLSTVGRLQAEQQKQVQDFQEEVLERAKQAKEKAARETKETQGLIRSSYAADTSAAGARSTSENVASASGGVASPRTNINSQPSNTDSEDGSKDSELGVSNGD, via the exons ATGAGTAGTGGGGTATTATTCACATCTTCCTCATCACTGTATAATTCTCCTCGTACTACTCAATCCAAACCTCGGATTCAACGTTGTTGCATCATTCCCACATCGAGTAGAAGTGTTCTACACCCACTTACTATCACTTGTAATTTCAGCTCTGGTCCAGGTGGCCCTCCTCCTG GTGAAAATGAGAGTAAGAATATCCTTGATGCATTCTTCTTGGGGAAAGCTCTGGCGGAAGCAGTTACTGAGCGCATAGAATCTACAGTGGGGGAGGTCCTAAGTACAGTTGGCAGATTGCAAGCGGAGCAACAAAAGCAAGTTCAGGACTTTCAG GAGGAGGTTCTTGAAAGAGCCAAACAAGCCAAAGAGAAAGCAGCACGTGAAACGAAGGAAACACAGGGACTTATTCGCAGCTCGTATGCAGCAGATACATCGGCAGCTGGTGCTCGTAGTACTTCAGAAAATGTAGCCTCAGCTTCTGGTGGTGTAGCTAGTCCTCGAACAAACATAAATTCCCAGCCTTCTAACACTGATTCAGAAGATGGAAGCAAGGACTCTGAGCTAGGTGTATCAAATGGAGACTGA